A genomic window from Nosocomiicoccus massiliensis includes:
- a CDS encoding alpha/beta hydrolase — MDFTTGIHNNEIHSNILNETIMFEYYIPKDFDDNRKYHVYYTFDSQDFFKYGQINRIYERLFKDGEIEAAIIVGIPYPSVEWRNHHFQPEGEHTDEFMEFIAKEFVPFVDDTFPTIQNRDSRALMGESLAGSFSIKLAINYPETFRNVLAFSPEVTDEFYNEIIEREGTENIHLYHTIGLEEQDFITITGRQANFLDPNRELNEVLFSIPERYEYKELDGGHIWKTWKPEIEHALRFFYGV, encoded by the coding sequence ATGGATTTTACAACAGGCATTCATAACAATGAAATACATTCCAATATTTTAAACGAAACGATTATGTTCGAGTACTATATACCAAAAGATTTTGACGATAATCGTAAATATCATGTCTATTATACGTTTGACTCACAAGACTTTTTTAAATACGGTCAAATCAATCGTATTTACGAACGACTTTTTAAAGATGGTGAGATAGAAGCTGCGATTATCGTCGGAATCCCATACCCGAGTGTCGAGTGGCGTAACCATCACTTCCAACCAGAAGGTGAACATACAGACGAATTTATGGAATTTATAGCTAAAGAATTTGTTCCGTTTGTCGACGATACGTTTCCTACAATTCAAAATCGCGACAGTAGAGCTTTAATGGGTGAAAGCTTAGCGGGTAGTTTCAGTATAAAACTCGCAATTAATTATCCGGAAACTTTTAGAAACGTTCTCGCTTTTAGTCCCGAGGTTACTGATGAATTTTATAATGAAATTATCGAAAGAGAAGGCACTGAAAACATTCATCTTTACCATACAATCGGACTTGAAGAGCAAGATTTCATAACAATTACAGGCAGACAAGCGAACTTCTTAGATCCAAACCGCGAATTAAACGAAGTGCTCTTTTCAATTCCAGAACGATACGAGTATAAAGAGCTAGACGGTGGCCATATATGGAAGACGTGGAAACCAGAAATTGAACACGCACTTAGATTCTTTTATGGAGTGTAA
- the fabI gene encoding enoyl-ACP reductase FabI yields the protein MDLKGKTYVVMGVANQRSIAWGAARALDKAGANIVFTTLNDRFKDQIEKLKGELEGDHDFMVNCDVTSDEDVERAFKEIGEHTGGIDGVLHAIAFANKDELKGGYSETSRAGFQLALDISAYSLAIVSKEAKKILNPGGSIVTMTYLGGERALPNYNVMGVAKAALEASVKYLALDLGEDGYRVNAVSAGPIRTLSSSGIGEFKTILKEIEERAPLKRNVDQLEVGNAVMFLLSDLASGITGEVLHVDSGYHAMA from the coding sequence ATGGATTTAAAAGGTAAAACATATGTAGTAATGGGTGTTGCGAACCAACGTTCAATTGCTTGGGGAGCAGCGCGTGCATTAGACAAAGCGGGAGCGAATATCGTATTCACGACGTTAAACGACCGTTTTAAAGATCAAATCGAAAAGTTAAAAGGTGAACTCGAAGGCGACCATGACTTCATGGTAAACTGTGACGTTACGTCAGACGAAGACGTTGAGCGTGCATTTAAAGAAATCGGTGAACACACAGGTGGAATTGATGGTGTGTTACACGCAATTGCATTTGCGAATAAAGACGAGTTAAAAGGTGGATACTCTGAAACATCACGTGCAGGATTCCAACTTGCATTAGACATTTCAGCATATTCTCTTGCGATCGTTTCAAAAGAAGCGAAGAAAATCTTAAACCCAGGTGGGTCAATCGTAACGATGACTTACTTAGGTGGAGAGCGTGCACTTCCAAACTATAACGTTATGGGTGTTGCGAAAGCGGCATTAGAAGCAAGTGTTAAATACTTAGCACTTGACCTTGGTGAAGATGGATACCGTGTAAACGCGGTATCAGCTGGTCCAATTCGTACGTTAAGTTCATCAGGAATTGGCGAGTTCAAAACGATTTTAAAAGAAATCGAAGAACGTGCACCATTAAAGAGAAACGTCGACCAATTAGAAGTTGGTAATGCTGTAATGTTCTTATTATCAGATTTAGCATCAGGAATTACAGGAGAAGTATTACACGTCGACTCAGGATATCACGCAATGGCATAA
- a CDS encoding AI-2E family transporter translates to MLNKIWFQSGVALIMTLIIIYMTVKVQYIFVPFFQIIATIFVPVLLAGVLFYITIPIQEYLERHSAPRWLSMTSVFLIIVIVIAVLSISVIPVITEQVQNLITRGPLIQREIQSFMNTVITQRDRLPFEVNLDEITNQVFETGSTMFSSVVANAFKIIMSTVSIVISLILVPFFFIFMLKDHEKFVPTITRPFTGRFKLFLLDTIKDIDKTLRAFIQGQMLVSFILCIILFIGYQIIGLDYALLLAVFALFMNVVPFVGPWVAFLPAAILALIQDPIMFIWVSLITLAAQQIESNIITPNVMGQQLALHPLTVITIVLAAGNIAGFLGILIAIPTYAVIKSIVQNIWRYRRDLSQTLISDVKVPKQKY, encoded by the coding sequence ATGCTGAATAAGATTTGGTTTCAAAGTGGTGTAGCGCTGATTATGACGCTCATCATTATATACATGACAGTGAAAGTACAGTATATATTTGTACCGTTTTTCCAAATCATTGCGACAATTTTCGTACCTGTACTACTTGCTGGCGTCTTATTTTACATTACGATTCCAATTCAAGAATACCTAGAACGCCATAGCGCACCACGCTGGCTATCGATGACTTCTGTATTTTTAATTATTGTGATCGTTATTGCAGTGTTATCAATTTCGGTTATTCCGGTAATTACTGAACAAGTTCAAAACTTAATTACACGTGGACCGCTCATTCAACGTGAAATTCAAAGCTTCATGAACACAGTAATTACTCAAAGGGACCGTTTACCGTTTGAAGTAAATTTAGATGAAATAACGAATCAAGTATTTGAAACAGGGTCTACGATGTTTAGTAGCGTCGTAGCGAATGCATTTAAAATTATAATGAGTACAGTATCGATTGTGATTTCACTTATTTTAGTACCATTTTTCTTTATCTTTATGTTAAAAGATCACGAAAAATTTGTACCGACAATTACACGTCCATTTACAGGTCGTTTTAAATTATTTTTACTCGATACGATTAAAGATATCGATAAAACACTCCGTGCATTTATACAAGGACAAATGCTCGTGTCGTTTATATTATGTATTATTTTATTTATCGGTTATCAGATTATCGGTTTAGATTACGCACTATTACTCGCGGTGTTTGCGCTATTTATGAACGTCGTACCGTTCGTTGGACCATGGGTCGCATTTTTACCAGCAGCGATTTTAGCGCTCATTCAAGATCCAATTATGTTCATTTGGGTATCACTCATCACACTTGCAGCGCAGCAAATCGAGTCGAATATCATTACGCCAAACGTTATGGGTCAGCAACTTGCGTTACATCCTTTAACAGTTATTACAATTGTACTTGCAGCAGGAAATATCGCAGGATTCTTAGGAATTTTAATTGCGATTCCGACATACGCTGTTATTAAGTCGATTGTTCAAAACATTTGGCGTTATAGACGTGATTTAAGTCAAACGTTAATTAGTGACGTTAAAGTACCAAAACAAAAATATTAA
- a CDS encoding M23 family metallopeptidase, with protein MNPIDILIKNNFKMTSNPHTMTPFGFRNYTVNRFNYDAYCGGFHRAYDFAKHDGAAIPAVMSGVVVQGTSNYGNFGGTVVIANKALGYQVIYGHLKRNLIVTIGQHVKYGETIGYQGDTNNLNVPMASHLHIQFQRYGYLKEKDFVCNGISAYDIDLRKDRYFNGIFIPKYNMNIRGTPSLNGKIISSAKPKDNLAFNSVTYKDGHYWLKLNIGYVSSGTQQNIYGHFK; from the coding sequence TTGAATCCAATAGATATTTTGATTAAGAACAACTTTAAAATGACGAGTAATCCGCATACGATGACACCGTTTGGGTTTAGAAATTACACAGTGAATAGATTTAATTATGACGCGTATTGTGGAGGGTTTCACAGAGCGTATGATTTTGCAAAACATGACGGTGCAGCGATTCCTGCAGTGATGAGCGGGGTCGTCGTACAAGGGACGAGTAATTACGGAAATTTTGGTGGAACAGTCGTAATTGCAAACAAAGCACTTGGTTACCAAGTAATATACGGCCATTTAAAGAGAAATTTAATCGTGACAATCGGTCAACATGTGAAGTACGGTGAAACAATTGGATATCAAGGAGATACAAACAATTTAAACGTACCGATGGCAAGCCATCTTCACATTCAGTTTCAGCGATATGGGTATTTAAAAGAAAAAGATTTTGTATGCAATGGTATTAGTGCATACGATATTGATTTAAGAAAAGATCGATATTTTAACGGGATATTTATCCCGAAATACAATATGAATATTAGGGGCACACCAAGTTTAAATGGAAAAATTATCTCATCAGCTAAGCCAAAAGATAACTTAGCATTTAACTCAGTAACTTATAAAGACGGACACTATTGGTTAAAGTTAAATATTGGATATGTGTCATCTGGTACTCAACAAAATATTTATGGTCATTTTAAATAA